The window CCAGAgcacacagtttgtgttttacGGTCCTTCTTTGCTGGGCATATCTGACACCTCTTCCTCTTGTTGTGCATTCCAGGTGGGCTGACAGCTGAtgaggtggtggcggtggtCATCATcatgggctgctgctgctgctgctgctgctgctgctgctgctgctgctcttgttgtttttgttgttcgtgttcctctgcagccacctcatcctcctcatcctcctcctcctcctcaagcCAATCGCGACATTTAGCATTACTTTTCTGAACAGCTCTCACGACCGAGGCAGACGCTGCCGTGCGAGGCAAACGCTCCCTTTTTTGGATGAGCGGAGTCACCAGCGCCTTTCCCAGCTGCTCCAGGAACAGCCTCCTTTTGTTTCGTTTACCCGGCAGCCAGCCGGGGTTGATCTCTCGCCATAACACAAAGGCATTGTACGAAGAAACATCGATGATGTTGTGAAAGATGACCAAGGGCCAGCGGGCTGTCATTCTTCTACAGCTGTATGTTCCAATCACCTTATCTAAGTTGTCCACCCCtcctttgttgctgttgtagtCTAAAACGATGGCCGGTTTCCCGTCTTTGCGACGGCCAGCGACAACGTCGTCGGGAGCCTCTGTGTGCAACGTGCTCATGAGCATAacattcttgtttttctttgccatgTAGGACACCAAAGTGGTGTCGGATGTGAATGCAAACTTTGAGGAGAAGACTTGCCTGTTCTTGGACGTGAGCAGCGCGAGCGGGAGTTCGGGCTTGTTTCTTCTGACCGTACCGACCATGGCGATGTCCCTCTCTAAGAGGCGCTGTCCGAGCTCGTAAGAGGTAAAGAAGTTGTCACACGTGACAGTTTTGTTGCCCCCCGTCAGCCCCTCTGTGACATCGAGCACAACCCTCATGCCCTGGTTTTTCTCCGAACCGCCGGCGGTCGGCTTCCCGGTGTAGACTTGCATTTTCCACGCGTAGCTTGACTTTGAGTCACACGCCACCCATATCTTGATTCCATACCTGGCCGGCTTGTTTGGCATATACTGTCGGAAAGGACAACgacctattgtgtgtgtgtgtgtgtgtgtgtgtgtgtgtgtgtgtgtaagaaagaGACAACGGGAGAAAAGAATCAGAATAACAAACCAAATAATTGATATcaaatcactcactcactcacacacacacacacacacacacacacacacacacacacacacacacacacacactcacctctgAAGGGAACCAGTTGCTCATCCACTGTTATGTCAGGCCCTGGGTTGTAGAGGTAAGGAAGCCGCTCTGCCCATTTGTCCCACACCTCTCTTATGGCTGCCAGTTTGTCAGTGGCGCGTCTCTCGGGTCTCGACTCGCGATCGTCA of the Sparus aurata unplaced genomic scaffold, fSpaAur1.1, whole genome shotgun sequence genome contains:
- the LOC115577727 gene encoding piggyBac transposable element-derived protein 4-like, translated to MSKNNTIKWSSVAFYKDRRVIGQHDDDADVDDDDDDDDDDNVRDMRIRKRRRRRRETTATAEAANQPGPTAYAVANAQDIVSTFLMFLTPAIEKIVLDMTNLEGFRKYGENWKDMSRTDLRAYIGLLILAGVYRSRGEAAASLWDAESGRAIFRATMPLKVFHTYSRMLRFDDRESRPERRATDKLAAIREVWDKWAERLPYLYNPGPDITVDEQLVPFRGRCPFRQYMPNKPARYGIKIWVACDSKSSYAWKMQVYTGKPTAGGSEKNQGMRVVLDVTEGLTGGNKTVTCDNFFTSYELGQRLLERDIAMVGTVRRNKPELPLALLTSKNRQVFSSKFAFTSDTTLVSYMAKKNKNVMLMSTLHTEAPDDVVAGRRKDGKPAIVLDYNSNKGGVDNLDKVIGTYSCRRMTARWPLVIFHNIIDVSSYNAFVLWREINPGWLPGKRNKRRLFLEQLGKALVTPLIQKRERLPRTAASASVVRAVQKSNAKCRDWLEEEEEDEEDEVAAEEHEQQKQQEQQQQQQQQQQQQQPMMMTTATTSSAVSPPGMHNKRKRCQICPAKKDRKTQTVCSGCKTFICKGCTLPFCPTCAHFNLGAEISGGEARRRHV